A genomic window from Bubalus bubalis isolate 160015118507 breed Murrah chromosome X, NDDB_SH_1, whole genome shotgun sequence includes:
- the PIN4 gene encoding peptidyl-prolyl cis-trans isomerase NIMA-interacting 4, with amino-acid sequence MPPKGKSGSGKGGKGKAASGSESSEKKAQGPKGGGNAVKVRHILCEKHGKILEAMEKLKSGMKFNEVAAQYSEDKARQGGDLGWMTRGSMVGPFQEAAFALPISMLDKPVFTDPPVKTKFGYHIIMVEGRK; translated from the exons ATGCCCCCGAAAGGAAAAAGCGGTTCTGGAAAAGGGGGAAAAG GAAAAGCAGCCTCTGGGAGTGAGAGTTCTGAGAAGAAGGCTCAGGGTCCCAAAGGTGGTGGCAATGCAGTAAAG GTCAGACACATTCTGTGCGAAAAACATGGAAAAATCTTGGAAGCCATGGAAAAGTTAAAGTCTGGAATGAAATTCAATGAAGTGGCTGCACAATATAGTGAAGATAAAGCCAGGCAAGGG GGTGACTTGGGTTGGATGACCAGAGGGTCCATGGTCGGACCATTTCAAGAAGCAGCATTCGCCTTGCCTATAAGTATGCTGGATAAGCCTGTGTTTACAGACCCTCCAGTAAAGACAAAATTTGGGTATCATATTATAATGGttgaagggagaaaataa